The following nucleotide sequence is from Macrobrachium nipponense isolate FS-2020 chromosome 12, ASM1510439v2, whole genome shotgun sequence.
AAAGCAGGAAGTTAGGCTAACTAAGCCTTATGCCAGACTTTGCCTAATACTTTAGAGATTTGAAGAATGACAGCAAGTGATTTTCTGAAGTTCCACATAAAACATGACCAAACAGCTAAGTAGATCTTGCCATTGGGAATCCAGTGATCGTATTGAAGGTAAATGGATTGATGACCTTTCTAAGATGTGAGAGCCTTGCAGACCAGACAAGCAGAGAATGAGGGGTGACGGTGGATTGAAGACGGGTAAGCAGAAGACTGGGATCGTAGGcagttgttgaaaaaaaaaaaaaaaaaaaaaaaaaaaaagctgaaaattgTGAGCTGAAGATTATAAAAATCACTTTCTGTGTAAATGCACTTTTTTGCTTTTCAGAAAATCATCTGTCCTAATGCAAATAGTTAAttgaaaattaacttgttagTCTGTGGAGTTGTCTTAATGATCCTTCATGGCCAGTTAGATATCTACCACTCTATGCCGTAAGGATTTGCTTGGCACACTACCTTGAAATCGCTTTCAGCAGAACTGTTTTTGTCGTCCAACTTGGAGTTCAGACTGACAAACACATCTCCATTAACGCCGTCATCACTGACTATCTGACTGGACCCCAGTCCAGATTCCTGGTAGGTAGTTCCGTCGCCCCACAGGAAGTAGGATTCGTTGATTTTCTGAAGGTCTGCTACCCAAAAGGGACTTGTGTCTGAAATGGTCATTTGAAGAGATGGAGACTATTCATAGTCATGGAACAGAAATGAGGAGAGGGGAAATTCTCGTTGAAGAATAGTGCTTCATATCAAATGTATATTAGTGCCAGACAACATTTCCTCATATTTACATATCTCTGCTGTTCAACAAGATGGAAATTTTGTTTCACGTTTTATTCATGCCAGTAGCTGATTCATGCATTAAATCATGGCTATCATCAAGGGTAAACACGAGCTCTGCTGCAGTGGAACTAAAGTTCAATATGTAGGCTAGTACACtaaaaaacttatatttaaaaCATGAAGTCAAATAAAAGTGGAAAATTAACAAGGAAACTTTACACCCCAGGATTGTGTCTTTGGGACTTCACTCCAATAAAGTAGTATGTTGTTATATTGTAAAACTATTGCATCCCAGATGATTCCTACGATATAATGGAGGAATCAGCTTTCAGCATGAGTACAGAATGGAACAGCAAAGCTATAGTTTTCACCATTGCTTCAGAGTTTTAAATCCTTGAAGATGAAGAGATGTATGGGAAACGGGAGTAGTTTTGTCTTATAATAACAGATGCCACATGTCTGTTGCCAttcaaaggaatatatatatatataatatatatacctatatctatataatatatatataatttctatatatcgatatataatatatataatatatagatatataatcttcatATGTCCTGATTTATCTGTAAATAACTTCCTGATAATATTCCCCTTCCAAAATTTCCTTTTGAATACACAAAATAAAGATCGTGGGACTTACTGCTTCCAAGACTCGTGAAGTAATCGTATGCCTCCTGGGACTTGATGATTATGAGTCTGTGTCCTGGAAGGCGGTTACAGCGCCTCTTAGCTTCTTTGTAACTGTATCTGGTGACCATTTCCAAGTAAAGAAGGTTATCTGCGCCAAAGACATATTTTCCGACAACGCTGCCTGTGAACGACATGGGAGGAAACTgttaagtttatatttttattctgttgcAAATTTATGTATTGGGTTAAACTTAtctatatttggatatatatatatatatatatatatatatatatatatatatatatatatatatataacgttatataTTTGTGACATTTCTTAATACTTAGTAAGACTATTCATTTTTAAATGGAAGATAACTGGATTAAAGATAAACGAAGTGTGTTGAAAAATATGGAGACCATTTTAAACTGGTTTGGTAGTCGGTGGGTGTTTTTTCGCTCCTGTAAATTAAGCTAGATAAATCtggagcggcagcccggaccactGAGATACAACCAGgatctctgtatggatcctggatACAACggacgagataccgactgtaacccctactggtatttaggagtagacttgtaaactgtgaaaccgaccgtctgccgaaaatatatgggtggcttacttaacaagcacactaattgcttgttagattttgggtctagatccaatatatgagataccagatgaaactaatatatctgcagactctactgattatagaatgaccagtgacagacattttggagggtagGTTCCCCCTGACAGTTGCACTGATAAGGgggtgttaattggatctagatccaacttaggatataccgagtaaaatttacactacaatagcactgcacatcctagaatactgtggtagTAATGACagccattttagtgggtggttaccccctgacagacgccccacaattAGTGGGGagtgggagacaggatctgcatccaacatcggagatacctagtacaatttgtactacaatagcactgcacatcctagagtactgtgatggtaatgacagacatttcagTGGGTGGTTATCCCCTTACAGACTACCAACaacgagggggggaggggaagacaggatctgcatccaaaattggagataccaggtaaaatttgtactacaatagcactgcatatcctagaatgctgtgatggtaataccagacattttagagggttgtttccccctgacagacatcccacaatgagtggggagggggagtgggagatAGGATCttcatccaacatcggagataccaagtaaaatttgtactacaatagcactgcacatcctagagtactgtggtggtaatgacagacattttagtgggtggttacccccttcacagacataacctacgattgaaagggagagatgggacaccttgaaatgattcaaaatctatcattaggcaatattgatattataaatatggtaattatctgaaaatcgtgagcccgataaaatgtaaaaggcaagaaatattgtgatgtttcaggataagaattactgccggagttatttttttaaattcctattgaagtaaggaatatttcacttcattaaatccatcacatctatataaaaaactatgtatgagacttactaggcttggtctactttctatagtttcacacacacaaatatatatatatatatatatatgactggtaaaaatgttctgtaacaacagagttccatctaataaaaggagcccataaaaacaccaaaatagagaaaaagtactatatttcagagactgctgtctccctcttcaggtagatgaatgagaaaagttcacagaaaaggtggtatttataccaagaggtccatccacaaacaagccattttaagtcacccccgctcgataatcttcctctaatcttcttaagggttggttgaatgaagacgttgtcgatcgtgtccgaaatccatcctccttttgagatgttcattacctgcctctcttttattaaggccgattccatcatttgactcttgtaccggcagttgctgctataaattacacgtgacaaattccagtttattctatggttatgttcatttatatggttgaaaatagccgagttctgttgtccatacctaactgaccgtttgtgttgtattaatctctggggaagggatttacctgtaaatccgatgtaagattggtcacagtcctggcatgggatttcgtatacccagagtcctttggagatgtcttttgttggacgttaatcagggatttggctaaggtgtttgggtaagtaaatacaaaaggttcgattttccgagggggttggttattctcttaatcgtgtccaggtggggaattattattttattgttgggtgtatctctggtcttgtctttagggggtcggtagaaaattacgttagctttgtgaattgctttctcaattatatggtcaggatattttaaagacgaaagttgcttgcgaattagttcaaattctttttccaggaattctggggaacaaattcgcaaggctcttaagaacaagttactagctacacctattttgatagaaatgtcatgatagctaaagtagtgaatgtatgaaagtgagaacgttggttttctgtatatggtaaatttgtattctgtcgtatctctgattattaaaacatcaagaaaaggaattttgttgtctgtttcccattcagctttaaatttgatgctgggcactaatgtgtttaatttcgagaggaattcattgaaattgccccacctattatcccaaaatgttaggatatcatccacgtatctcatccacagcatgtttttgggttttattgcatttattactgtagtttcaaagtattccatgtacagattggctagaacaggacttaaaggactacccatactacacccgaatttttgcttgtagaatgattccccgaatgaaaatacgttattagatgcacataattcaactagctttattattttgtcaagcgccaatgggaaatgatctgaatagggggataattttacccttaaaaactgaagaacgtcctgtactggtactttagtgaacaaggaatctacatcaaggcttaaaagttttatgttgtgaagtggtatatgtgcttctctgaatttgtgacaaaaatcttccgaatgtttaatgtgactgggagaaaaagtgcctaaaaaaggggaaaggaggccagctaaccatttagaaattttgtaattgaaagcaccggcacatgaaacgatgggtctgaatggaagattgtctttgtgagttttgggaaggccataaaaatagggtaatttaggattaattactttaaatttctctaatagttcaatactctttttgtctttgccaattaatcttactttccgaaaaaattctgtgggaacgttttggaggggatttttcgtcagtttttcgtatgtgtttgtgtcgctaaggagctggttgattttgtcaaggtagaagtctttgtccattattacgattttgccgtctttgttggatctacttattataacatctaacttttttagcgagtggatggctatcatgaatctgcggggaacaggatatttcttatgtaagtcagttaaagcatttagtaacactccttttaaacatatctcttcacggttgtagtttttgtcagatatgaatttatcaaaagccactatgaagtctaggttgtttttgcggtctggcataagggcaaaggataagcctaaatttaaaactaaatgttgatttacagtaagggggtgtaaatcaacatttagttttaaatttaggcttatcctttgcccttatgccagaccgcaaaatcaacctagacttcatagtggcttttgataaattcatatctgacaaaaactacaaccgtgaagagatatgtttaaaaggagtgttactaaatgctttaactgacttacataagaaatatcctgttccccgcagattcatgatagccatccactcgctaaaaaagttagatgttataataagtagatccaacaaagacggcaaaatcgtaataatggacaaagacttctaccttgacaaaatcaaccagctccttagcgacacaaacacatacgaaaaactgacgaaaaatcccctccaaaaacgttcccacagaattttttcggaaagtaagattaattggcaaagacaaaaagagtattgaactattagagaaatttaaagtaattaatccttaaattaccctatttttatggccttcccaaaaactcacaaagacaatcttccattcagacccatcgtttcatgtgccggtgctttcaattacaaaatttctaaatggttagctggcctccttttcccctttttttaggcactttttctcccagtcacattaaaacattcggaagatttttgtcacaaattcagagaagcacatataccacttcacaacataaaacttttaagccttgatgtagattccttgttcactaaagtaccagtacaggacgttcttcagtttttaagggtaaaattatccccctattcagatcatttcccattggcgcttgacaaaataataaagctagttgaattatgtgcatctaataacgtattttcattcggggaatcattctacaagcaaaaattcgggtgtagtatgggtagtcctttaagtcctgttctagccaatctgtacatggaatactttgaaactacagtaataaatgcaataaaacccaaaaacatgctgtggatgagatacgtggatgatatcgtaacattttgggataataggtggggcaatttcaatgaattcctctcgaaattaaacacattagtgcccagcatcaaatttaaagttgaatgggaaacagacaacaaaattccttttcttgatgttttaataatcagagatacgacagaatacaaatttaccatatacagaaaaccaacgttctcactttcatacattcactactttagctatcatgacatttctatcaaaataggtgtagctagtaacttgttcttaagagccttgcgaatttgttccccagaattcctggaaaaagaatttgaactaattcgcaagcaactttcgtctttaaaatatcctgaccatataattgagaaagcaattcacaaagctaacgtaattttctaccgaccccctaaagacaagaccagagatacacccaacaataaaataataattccccacctggacacgattaagagaataaccaaccccctcggaaaatcgaacccttttgtatttacttacccaaacaccttagtcaaatccctgattaacgtccaacaaaagacatctccaaaggactctggggtatacgaaatcccataccaggactgtgaccaatcttacatcggatttacaggtaaatcccttccccagagattaatacaacacaaacggtcagttaggtatggacaacagaactcggctattttcaaccatataaatgacataaccatagaataaactggaatttgtcacgtgtaatttatagcagcaactgccggtacaagagtcaaatgatggaatcggccttaataaaagagaggcaggtaatgaacatctcaaaaggaggatggatttcggacacgatcgacaacgtcttcattcaaccaacccttaagaagattagaggaagattatcagcgggggtgacttaaaatggcttgtttgtggatggacctcttggtataaataccaccttttctgtgaacttttctcattcatctacctgaagagggagacagcagtctctgaaatatagtactttttctctattttggtgtttttatgggctccttttattatagatatatgtactatattatatatataatatatatatatatatatatatatagatatatatatatatatatatattcatatagcaCTATCCTTTAgtgtggagttattacttcacacaaagtagtattttatctgaatgggaggtgGTCACaagtgtgctgagccattttttaataattaaaccagtagggaaaaactctctatcacgagagtatatataatgttctaaagggtccacaataatacaaagtgtaaaaagtccgtgtataattttgaagactttacagaaagctttcgcacccttccctgggttcatcttcagtccaaatgaacaataagttacaacaagtacagaggtaaatttaaaaaacaagagtcgttgtagatcgttgacaacggtcgttagctcgttaatgggccaggtgatgaagaaagagggtagttaacaacaactaggtgataccctctcccctatcaatccttctggctgcaattctgttggatcttcgtacaggttgttgcaacattacatgaagtccttcatccaagggcgtagattgggcaccgttatcagattttaactgtaggacaggctctgtttttccctctcctgatgctgcctctgccttgcctcttccagtccaggtaaccgctgccccaggggagtctgataacggtgcccaatctacgcccttggatgaaggacttcatgtaatgttgcaacaacctgtacgaagatccaacagaattgcagctagaaggattgataggggagagggtatcacctagttgttgttaactaccctctttcttcatcacctggcccattaacgagctaacgaccgttgtcaacgatctacaacgactcttgttttttaaatttacctctgtacttgttgtaacttattgttcatttggactgaagatgaacccagggaagggtgcgaaagctttctgtaaagtcttcaaaattatacacggactttttacactttgtattattgtggaccctttcgaaaattaaaccagtcatatggtgccactctcaattcctctaaaaaagaaatgtaagataatcATTCTCTTTTTAATAGCGTCtttagtcattttcttttcttgcctatagttagggcactgcagccatgtcgagtttcgtagcccaacgtgtcttacgtAACATagctgaattgttctttagttgctgttggttcgtatGGATGAAacgaaatttttatcggatatgggagttcgactgatattaagaccaaagtcccatcataaagagccgttttaacacccgcacattcacatagagatgatgtatcacaacacaaataatcactggaaacggaaatgtgaatgaattgttcaggataggctAACTATCAACATTAAAACATATCACCCATTCTGTTCCCCCTCCCGTAGTTGatgatcatacaacttggagctcctgactcccaaattaagttggcctataatatcatgtcaattatctattagtccacttattttcggctgcctcactcaaattgatctgtacgctatcaccaagtatcaggtaccatgtacgctatcaccaagtatcaggtatcatatatattcaaggaagaaaatctaaactcaaataaaattatacttacgcagtttgatgtttaaagctaGCTGAGTGTGTTTTTCTCTGAACTTCCCGCcagcacgcaccacaggcagcctatgtaatgtgtttcaatacattctatcgatgctgtccatattgaaaggtctcggtccagctcttagtagtgtattttatttctattacttttttaagtctttattattatcattattaatattattattccacCCAATTTCActgagaaaaattaccttacgaacaCAGGCCtgagcactccaaccattgtggtcaaggcctaaatacaggactttctttgcatacagtagcgaagcactaactaaacagtaatgtagtacaatcactaaacactaacactcacaatgcacttactcagtaagcactcacacttgcatacattcactacacacacacacacacacacacacttaacatacacacacagtcacttaacatacactcacactcaataacacaaaacactctgaatacccaggtctcactaggcactcactatacactaaatgctcactaaacacttaaaacactaaattcactaaatactcattataccccaaacacgctgtaaacattcactaaacactcacttaatcctaaacattaattaaacattaaacactcattaaaccccaagcactcattaaatactaaatacttACCAAAccataaatacttattaaatatacTAAGTAGTGAATGagcatccactcattaaaaactcaataaacacttgtacactaaacatttgctaaacactaacattcacaagacgttcactaaacgctcacttaacattcgcaaaacgttcactaaaaccctaaacactcactgattacttacacactaaatattcactaaacactaccattcacaaggcATTCACTAAgcgctcacttaacattcacaaaacattcactaaaaccctaaagacaaaacattcactgaatacttacacaatacagtcaataacattcacaaaacattcactaaaccctaaagactcagtaaacattcactgaatactgacacattaaacagtcattaaaccttaaacattcatcaaacacttactcataaacattcactaaacgcttactcactaaaccctaataattcgctaaacactgactcattaaacattaacgatagaaaaagttgacaatcgcactaatttttcatttctcttgttttctttacattaatgctaggtgattatttttttttttggtcgagtttgctcttgtttttattcataatcttcttgagagaatggaaatgttcgaaataacttggtttgtagagagattgtttaaaaaacagagaacctctgtgtccttcctcagccaggtgtattatatctgacgaattttacaccagccgaaaaaaaattgactatagtaacaacaatatttaaTCATAAAACCGATAAtgcaaaaatgtatccatgatttcattagtatgaaattcagttgaaaccaaaagaaggtagtcctgcttcgataaaacaaaccgagtaggctatagcgcaattataatgatctgtaccctgactatagcgtatatataacatatgtattattattcatttaatgagtgcgtattactctatttaacaaatattatgtacataatgataagaacttacatgctactttacagtgctagtcttccagccaccgctacattaattttcatctcgtaaacaaagctaaagcgagtactataattgaagtcagctacttgcttgacaaaataatatgacCGAATTACTATGGGCCTACAGatagatgactgttatttatatgaaacaaataaataatttttgtgctaaataaatacaaaggatatagaaaggataaaactatttattatatatctcacgataatgtataatgcGGGTCAATATAGCCTACTATACtagtctagacattaattatcgaggcttgcccttccccctgcccacctgtcaGGGTGTGTCTGttagggggaaaccacccactaaaatgtctgtcactaacatcacagcattctaggatatgaagtgttaTTGTAGAACAAATTTTAGTTGGTATCTCCAatattggatgcagatcctgtctctccctccccttccccactcgttgtgggatgTCTATgagagggtaaccacccactaaaatgtctggtattaccatcataGCAttttaggatgtgcagtgctattgtagtacaaattttacttggtatctgcGATGTTGGATGGGgatcctgtctcccctccccttccccctcaccgcactcgttgtggggtgtctgtcagggggcagctacccactaaaatgtctgtcattaccaccgcagtactctggGATGTGtagtactattgtagtacagattttacttagtatctccatgttggatgcaggtcctgtctccccctccccctccccactcattgtggggtgtctgtcagggggtaaccatcCACTAAAATggctgtcattaccaccacagtattctaggatgtgtagTGCtgttgtagtgtaaattttactcggtatctcctaagttggatctagagccaattaacccccccttttcagtgcgtctgtcagggggaacccaccctccaaaatgtctgtcactggtcattctataatcagtagagtctgcagatatatattagtttcatctggtatctcatatattggatctagacccaaaatctaacaagcaattagtggtgcttgttaagaaagccacccatatatttccggcagacggtcagtttcacagtttactacaagtctactcctaaatacaagtaggggttacagtcggtatctcgttcgttgtatctcaatggccCGGGCTGCGGGACTAATCTGTTTACAAAATACAGTTACTCGTCGTACATTTTATCAGGCTGAAGTTAACTCCTCTTGGCCTTTCTCGAATCAAATGAGCTCTGAACTGTTTGGTCCCAAAAGCTTTGTTAAAATCTAGAGATTTCACAGATTGGATGAAGTAGAATAGGATACGAACCTGGGCAAGGGGAACAGATCCCCATCACTTTACCATCATCCTTAATATTAGTTTTCCTTGTTTATCACCTTCAGGGTTTTTAAAATGCGAATGAAAGATTAATATACTGTATCATCATTCGGTCCTGGAAATAGTCGGTTCTGCGAACATGAAATGCGAATTCTGTCTAATTATTCAGTGGGGAAATGCAGAGGTAGAGGAGTTGTCCCTATAAATGTAAATCAAGTTACATTCGTTTATTCGTGGAATAAAAAGAATCCAAAGCCTGTTTTCTGAGGTAAACACGAACGTAGACCATGGAAAGGTGTTTTGTGACGACAGTTAAGCAATTTTGCTAAGGCAACAACAGAAGAGAGAGCGCCTCAGTGTAGTGATCGGTTTGGTTTTGGCCTgtcacctctgtggccgcgagttcaattctcgggcattcctcttgagtggttagagatgtgtatttttggtgatagaagttcactcttgacgtggttcggaaatcacgttaagccgttggtcccgttgctgaataaacactgattccatgcaacgtaaaaagaccaTACACACAACTGGAGAGTAATtatagcatataatataaaattcagtCGTAAATTAATTCTTGTCTTAGTATGGCCTCACTAGACAAGATGTTAAACAATGATAGACGAAGACACTAAAAAGCTaacccaaataaaaaataaaagatattaccaCTAACGCTATAGGAAAATTAACACCAAGGGCAGAAGGGTATAGTTGTCAGAAATCGCGTGATTAGCTGTCATCAGAATATCAACTTTTGAAACGAACGATCA
It contains:
- the LOC135224889 gene encoding uncharacterized protein LOC135224889; this encodes MAMVIIAENISTGDDNGYGSNNNCNYDCCKNTTNTQRRTRKQKGEKIFQMKKQREWILRILVAIVTIYFSDIPLMSNAAGLGQPSVYFVESAFGDMFMAPNMTFDRSKAIVVLTGLNQCSVVGKYVFGADNLLYLEMVTRYSYKEAKRRCNRLPGHRLIIIKSQEAYDYFTSLGSNTSPFWVADLQKINESYFLWGDGTTYQESGLGSSQIVSDDGVNGDVFVSLNSKLDDKNSSAESDFKVVCQANPYGIEW